One Papaver somniferum cultivar HN1 chromosome 10, ASM357369v1, whole genome shotgun sequence genomic window carries:
- the LOC113315094 gene encoding hexokinase-1-like, translating into MKSSETKAMTILKEFREQCATPIEQLREVADAMTAEMHAGLASEGGSKLNMLNSYVNNLPTGDEHGLFYALDLGGTNFRVLRVQLAGRDGRVAKQEFAEVSIPAELMTATSGELFDFIAKELARFISTEGEGFFLRPGSQRELGFTFSFPVKQLSISSGTLIRWTKGFSIDDAVDKDVVVELTKALDGQGIDMCVAALVNDTIGTLAGGKYFNNDVAAAVILGTGTNAAYAERAHGLLPKSGEMVINTEWGNFQSSHLPVTKYDQALDQDSLNVGEQIFEKIISGMYLGDIVRRVLCKMSEEAGFFGDIVPPKLRTRFVLRTPEMCAMHHDTSADLRVVGSKLKDIFGISDTSLETRRVVVDLCNIVATRAARLSAAGILGILKKMGKDTVKEGEKQRTVVAVDGGLFEHYTKFRSCLKSTLNELLGDEVSHTVVIEHANDGSGIGAALLAASHSQYH; encoded by the coding sequence ATGAAAAGCTCAGAAACAAAAGCAATGACTATATTAAAAGAATTTAGAGAACAGTGCGCTACACCAATTGAGCAACTTAGAGAAGTTGCTGATGCTATGACTGCTGAGATGCATGCTGGTCTTGCTTCTGAAGGTGGTAGCAAGCTTAATATGCTTAATAGCTATGTTAATAATCTCCCTACTGGAGATGAACATGGCCTATTTTATGCTTTAGATCTTGGCGGCACAAACTTCCGCGTATTGCGTGTGCAATTGGCTGGAAGAGATGGGCGTGTTGCTAAACAAGAATTTGCGGAAGTCTCAATTCCTGCTGAACTGATGACTGCCACTTCAGGTGAACTATTTGATTTCATTGCGAAAGAACTGGCAAGATTTATATCAACAGAAGGAGAAGGGTTTTTCCTCCGTCCTGGTAGTCAGAGGGAATTGGGTTTCACCTTTTCATTCCCTGTCAAGCAGTTATCGATCTCATCTGGAACCCTAATTAGGTGGACTAAGGGTTTCTCCATTGATGATGCGGTTGATAAAGATGTGGTGGTAGAACTGACTAAGGCCTTAGACGGACAGGGGATTGACATGTGTGTTGCAGCTCTGGTGAATGACACAATTGGTACATTAGCTGGAGGCAAATACTTCAATAATGATGTTGCAGCTGCAGTTATTTTGGGAACTGGAACAAACGCAGCATATGCAGAGCGTGCACATGGTCTCCTGCCTAAATCAGGAGAGATGGTAATCAACACAGAGTGGGGTAACTTCCAGTCATCGCACCTTCCTGTAACTAAATACGATCAGGCTTTGGACCAGGACAGTCTTAATGTTGGTGAGCAGATTTTTGAAAAGATTATTTCTGGGATGTACTTGGGGGATATTGTGCGTAGAGTCCTCTGCAAAATGTCTGAAGAGGCTGGATTTTTTGGTGATATTGTTCCACCAAAACTTAGGACTCGATTCGTTTTGAGGACTCCTGAAATGTGTGCCATGCATCATGATACATCCGCAGATTTGAGAGTGGTTGGAAGCAAATTGAAGGACATCTTTGGGATATCTGATACTTCCCTTGAAACAAGAAGAGTGGTTGTAGATCTCTGCAACATTGTTGCAACACGTGCTGCCCGTCTTTCGGCCGCAGGGATCTTGGgtattttgaagaagatgggAAAAGACACGGTAAAGGAGGGAGAGAAGCAGAGAACTGTTGTAGCCGTGGATGGAGGACTATTTgagcactacaccaaattcagatCCTGTTTGAAGAGCACCCTCAATGAGTTACTCGGAGATGAAGTTTCGCACACCGTTGTTATTGAACACGCAAATGATGGCTCTGGAATTGGAGCTGCTCTTCTTGCAGCTTCTCATTCTCAGTATCACTAA